In Limisalsivibrio acetivorans, one genomic interval encodes:
- a CDS encoding molybdopterin-dependent oxidoreductase yields MTKLSRRSFLKSAVAVGAGAGLGSFQPRASAAELTPVDYGIMEKVSMRCRMCAQHCPMVGHVQEGRLVRIESNKNSPHPSICGRGRAAMGALYNPDRIKSPLIRVGERGEGKFRKATWDEAIALVADKLKSYRDEGHPEAVSYLPRFTSSAGLDKLFFGAYGTPNTVGYGDTCFANSLGVSFGGIMGGSVQKGVPKSGSASWTPDYERAKYGVLISRNPGGGLVAFPWAAMFGLGKKNGLSVTVVDPRRPSEAGESDQDWLPIRPGTDSAFLLGVMNVIISNKYYDEDFIRKYTNADMLVDTATGLPLGLRDVDGKADYMVADDSGNIVYREVSGSSQLFGTFEHEGREVKTGFQMIAETAEQYTPEWAEKVCDVKAADIRRVAENLNRHKPAVFIERGYRTTRYANSMNDKKIIVMLNVMLGNIAAEGGMLTPRKMKVGSYRKAPKSKVKSVGEYFRQFSEYYLHDTSHYRRLLFKAILEGKPYPVKMVFTWGQNPVGGSAGGYKIAEALEKVDSVVCVSPFYNETCMYADVILPDATFMERDEEYRTKWKSPYPTVAGHFKAVDPLFDTKEGSWIMNEIARNVLDADTYEELFGEFDRRGIDAIWEAQLASIKGLNEREQQDFTITGLKENGMWCGETHSKVKAKTPTGRIELYSTFFAETHAELVQRGTELADYGSPLPLWTEPYWHGRMDAMESDTFIPITGFSPLGSFGGSQTKNNPLLAQFGDKIDWDAVFINKEKGAAMGLSDGDMVDIFNIEQPEMVTKARVMLSSTVHPDALFTWYGTGAGYLNRSAKMQRYAPQYGFNPNHVSNFNFAPLDAGHLAQDFIVRVRRSS; encoded by the coding sequence ATGACAAAGCTCAGCAGACGTTCTTTTCTGAAAAGTGCTGTTGCTGTGGGTGCCGGTGCTGGCCTGGGGAGTTTTCAGCCCAGGGCTAGTGCCGCAGAGCTTACACCCGTTGATTACGGCATAATGGAAAAGGTTTCCATGCGTTGTCGTATGTGTGCACAGCACTGTCCTATGGTAGGCCATGTTCAGGAGGGGAGGCTTGTTCGCATCGAATCGAATAAGAACAGCCCACACCCCAGTATCTGCGGAAGGGGTAGAGCCGCCATGGGTGCCCTTTATAACCCCGACAGAATAAAGTCACCGCTCATAAGAGTTGGTGAAAGAGGGGAAGGTAAGTTCCGAAAGGCGACATGGGACGAAGCTATAGCTCTTGTGGCGGACAAGCTTAAATCATACAGGGATGAAGGTCATCCCGAGGCTGTGTCGTATCTCCCCCGTTTCACAAGTTCCGCAGGGCTGGATAAGCTCTTCTTCGGAGCATACGGAACACCCAATACGGTTGGCTACGGCGATACATGTTTTGCAAACTCCCTCGGTGTAAGTTTCGGCGGCATCATGGGGGGAAGTGTGCAGAAGGGTGTGCCCAAGTCGGGCTCAGCCTCATGGACGCCGGACTACGAGAGGGCGAAGTACGGTGTTCTCATAAGCAGAAACCCCGGCGGTGGCCTCGTGGCATTCCCCTGGGCGGCTATGTTCGGCCTTGGTAAGAAGAACGGGCTCAGTGTTACAGTTGTGGATCCCAGAAGGCCCTCCGAAGCAGGTGAGAGCGATCAGGACTGGCTCCCCATACGTCCCGGAACAGACTCCGCATTTTTGTTAGGCGTAATGAACGTTATTATATCGAACAAATATTATGATGAAGATTTTATAAGAAAATACACGAATGCGGACATGCTTGTGGACACTGCCACCGGACTCCCACTGGGGCTCCGTGATGTGGATGGAAAAGCCGATTATATGGTTGCAGATGACAGCGGAAATATCGTTTACCGAGAGGTATCCGGAAGTAGCCAGCTCTTCGGAACCTTTGAGCATGAAGGGCGTGAGGTGAAGACAGGCTTCCAGATGATAGCCGAAACCGCTGAGCAGTATACGCCAGAATGGGCAGAGAAGGTCTGTGATGTTAAAGCCGCTGATATAAGAAGGGTGGCAGAAAACCTTAACAGACACAAGCCGGCTGTGTTCATCGAGAGGGGCTACAGAACCACCAGGTATGCCAATTCTATGAACGATAAGAAGATTATCGTTATGCTCAACGTTATGCTGGGTAACATTGCCGCAGAGGGTGGAATGCTTACCCCACGAAAGATGAAGGTGGGAAGCTACCGTAAGGCACCCAAATCAAAGGTTAAATCCGTTGGTGAGTATTTCAGGCAGTTTTCAGAGTATTACCTCCACGACACATCCCATTACAGGCGTCTTCTGTTCAAGGCAATCCTTGAGGGGAAGCCTTATCCTGTGAAGATGGTGTTTACATGGGGACAGAACCCCGTAGGCGGCTCCGCCGGAGGCTATAAGATTGCAGAGGCTCTTGAAAAGGTGGACAGCGTTGTATGTGTAAGCCCGTTCTATAACGAGACCTGCATGTATGCAGACGTGATCCTCCCCGATGCAACATTCATGGAGAGGGATGAGGAATACAGGACGAAATGGAAGAGTCCTTACCCCACCGTTGCAGGGCATTTCAAGGCCGTTGACCCCCTCTTTGATACAAAGGAAGGCTCCTGGATCATGAATGAGATCGCACGAAATGTTCTGGATGCAGATACATATGAAGAGCTTTTCGGTGAGTTTGACCGCAGGGGAATCGATGCCATATGGGAAGCACAGCTCGCCTCCATCAAGGGGCTTAACGAAAGGGAACAGCAGGATTTCACCATAACCGGGCTCAAGGAGAACGGCATGTGGTGCGGTGAGACCCACAGCAAGGTTAAGGCGAAAACCCCCACCGGACGTATCGAACTCTATTCCACTTTCTTTGCAGAAACCCATGCAGAGCTGGTTCAGAGAGGCACCGAGCTTGCTGACTACGGAAGCCCCCTGCCGCTGTGGACAGAGCCCTACTGGCACGGACGTATGGATGCCATGGAGAGCGACACCTTCATACCAATTACAGGATTCAGCCCCCTCGGTTCCTTCGGTGGCTCCCAGACCAAAAACAACCCTCTCCTCGCTCAGTTTGGCGACAAGATCGACTGGGATGCTGTTTTTATAAACAAGGAGAAGGGGGCGGCCATGGGTCTCAGCGACGGTGATATGGTAGACATATTCAACATTGAACAGCCGGAGATGGTTACAAAGGCCAGGGTGATGCTCAGCAGTACTGTGCACCCTGATGCTCTGTTTACATGGTACGGTACAGGAGCCGGATACCTCAACAGATCGGCGAAGATGCAGAGGTATGCTCCCCAGTACGGGTTTAACCCCAACCATGTTTCGAACTTTAATTTTGCACCCCTCGATGCAGGGCATCTTGCCCAGGACTTCATCGTCAGGGTGAGGAGGTCTTCATAA
- a CDS encoding sigma-54-dependent transcriptional regulator has product MKNRVNVLVIDDEENILWLFKEGLSDERVNIITADNSVDGLAVLEGESIDICFVDIFLGDVNGIELVREWSEKFPLVHFLIMTAQDTGSNVIESIKSGATDFFPKPFDLVELKNKIYSLSGGKTVSVELDPEVYDYETKNRKMLEIYKLIGKISGANINVLINGESGTGKEVIARMIHEQSNRNDRAFIPINMAAIPSELLESELFGHIKGSFTGAITDKKGKFEEAHHGTIFLDEISEMDFGLQSKLLRVIQEKEITPIGSSRTVNLDTRIIAASNKDLEELVRGSKFREDLFYRLNVVSIDLPPLRERKEDIPYLAGHFLRKHSGIKNRVLALSKESMTALTKYRWPGNIRELENVIQYAIVNSETEEITPSCLPEKLFKTVEESGGGSLSSELSKLASNILESEALAESYNAFEEYMKIVEYPLIKAVLDRTSGNKSVSAKLLGINRNTFRKKVKDHDLE; this is encoded by the coding sequence ATGAAGAACAGAGTAAACGTGCTTGTTATTGACGATGAAGAGAACATCCTGTGGCTCTTTAAGGAAGGCCTCTCCGACGAGAGAGTGAACATCATCACCGCAGACAACAGCGTTGACGGTCTGGCTGTGCTTGAGGGTGAGAGTATAGACATATGCTTTGTGGACATATTCCTCGGCGATGTGAACGGTATAGAGCTTGTGCGTGAATGGTCGGAGAAGTTTCCCCTCGTTCATTTCCTCATTATGACCGCACAGGATACGGGCTCCAATGTTATTGAGAGCATTAAGTCCGGCGCTACGGATTTCTTCCCCAAGCCCTTTGATCTTGTTGAACTCAAGAATAAGATATACTCCCTCTCCGGCGGGAAAACGGTTAGTGTGGAGCTGGATCCGGAGGTTTACGATTATGAAACCAAGAACCGGAAGATGCTTGAGATCTACAAGCTTATAGGCAAGATATCGGGTGCGAACATAAATGTCCTGATAAACGGTGAATCCGGAACAGGAAAAGAGGTTATCGCAAGGATGATCCATGAGCAGAGCAACCGCAACGACAGGGCCTTTATCCCCATAAACATGGCCGCCATCCCTTCGGAGCTTCTGGAAAGCGAACTTTTCGGCCACATAAAAGGCTCATTCACAGGGGCGATAACCGATAAAAAGGGTAAGTTCGAGGAGGCGCATCACGGAACCATTTTTCTGGATGAGATATCTGAGATGGATTTCGGGCTGCAGTCCAAACTGCTCAGGGTTATACAGGAGAAGGAGATAACACCCATAGGCTCGAGCAGGACAGTTAATCTAGATACGAGGATTATCGCCGCCTCCAACAAGGATCTTGAGGAGCTTGTACGGGGATCAAAGTTCCGTGAGGATCTTTTCTACAGGCTCAATGTGGTGAGCATCGACCTCCCTCCTCTAAGGGAGCGTAAGGAGGATATTCCATACCTTGCGGGGCATTTCCTGCGCAAGCACAGCGGGATAAAGAACCGTGTCCTTGCCCTCTCCAAGGAGAGTATGACCGCACTCACTAAGTACCGCTGGCCCGGAAACATCCGTGAGCTTGAGAATGTTATACAGTATGCTATTGTGAACTCGGAGACCGAGGAGATAACCCCCTCGTGTCTGCCGGAGAAGCTCTTTAAGACCGTTGAGGAATCGGGGGGAGGCTCCCTCTCCTCCGAGCTCAGCAAGCTCGCCTCTAATATACTTGAGAGTGAGGCACTGGCGGAGAGCTACAACGCATTTGAGGAATACATGAAGATTGTCGAGTATCCGCTGATAAAGGCTGTGCTGGACAGAACCTCCGGGAACAAGTCAGTTTCCGCCAAACTATTGGGAATAAACCGGAACACCTTCCGTAAAAAGGTGAAGGACCACGATCTTGAGTGA
- a CDS encoding cytochrome b/b6 domain-containing protein → MTNNNDERIVTAFSEMQIWYHKHIIHLMIFFILTGLPLFSENFRWIAYIFGYPVSWFTDAALKSEILATGIQACRVIHRVTALIFALVTIPFAIHMLKGIKGWHIWPNSLNPMDLGKGINALADSYLRFRRTKDVGKYNLGQKAVAWLFIIGIAAMVWSGVVMMFRGSFSPEMWYIARMVHDVFFVLIGVALIAHMYFGMHPLNRCGNRAIFRTGETTLGHIKEKHWLWYERLRKEGKVD, encoded by the coding sequence ATGACTAACAATAACGATGAAAGGATCGTAACCGCATTCAGCGAGATGCAGATCTGGTATCATAAGCATATTATCCATCTTATGATATTCTTCATACTCACAGGTCTGCCGCTGTTCTCTGAGAATTTCAGATGGATAGCCTATATCTTCGGCTACCCTGTTAGCTGGTTCACCGATGCCGCCCTCAAGAGCGAGATACTAGCCACAGGTATACAGGCATGTAGGGTAATCCACAGGGTTACTGCGCTTATCTTTGCGCTGGTGACAATCCCCTTCGCAATACATATGCTTAAAGGTATAAAAGGCTGGCATATCTGGCCAAACAGCCTGAACCCCATGGACCTGGGCAAGGGGATAAACGCACTGGCGGACTCCTATCTCCGTTTCAGGAGAACGAAGGATGTGGGTAAATACAACCTCGGACAGAAGGCCGTTGCATGGCTTTTTATAATAGGTATCGCTGCGATGGTGTGGTCTGGAGTTGTCATGATGTTCAGAGGCTCTTTCAGCCCTGAGATGTGGTATATCGCAAGGATGGTTCACGATGTATTCTTCGTACTCATCGGTGTTGCCTTGATCGCACATATGTATTTCGGCATGCATCCCCTTAACCGCTGTGGCAACCGGGCGATCTTTCGAACAGGAGAAACAACGCTTGGGCACATTAAGGAGAAGCACTGGCTCTGGTATGAAAGGCTTAGGAAAGAAGGAAAGGTTGATTAA
- a CDS encoding cation:proton antiporter: MHTNEAVLLMLISAGAFLMPIIGRRFDFLPSSVAEILYGIVIGTFIGSGLETGIVTFLSDFGFILLMYLAGMEIDVDEIAETGKRNLGVYFLYFIAVAVLAVAAASVTGREPSYSLIYLATAIGLLFPILKEMNLMGTPTGSMLLIMGSIGEVVTLSGLMVSTALFEYGFSVDGGLYLAQVAGFGLIAFIIIKLFTLYMWWFPATQRFFLSTGTVTETGVRGALVNMLIFTALAAIFHIKLIIGAFLGGFIFAAVFRQRHEIQERLGTFGYGFLVPVFFIDVGMNFDIGVLKDVSVLLAALEITAVVLLLRIVATPLLLLSNLRPAHLPMIPFATAFPLTLLVAVGRIGSELGWYTPKDTGAIVLAAIVTALIYPPVFKNLAARIRV; this comes from the coding sequence TTGCATACCAACGAAGCCGTACTCCTGATGCTAATCTCCGCCGGAGCGTTCCTTATGCCCATAATTGGGCGAAGGTTCGACTTTCTCCCATCCTCCGTGGCGGAGATACTCTACGGTATCGTCATCGGAACATTCATAGGTTCCGGTCTTGAGACGGGTATAGTCACTTTTCTATCGGACTTCGGCTTCATACTGCTTATGTATTTAGCGGGTATGGAGATAGATGTCGATGAGATAGCAGAAACCGGCAAACGGAACCTTGGGGTTTATTTCCTGTATTTCATCGCTGTGGCGGTGCTGGCTGTGGCGGCGGCATCGGTCACAGGTAGGGAACCGTCGTATTCCCTCATCTATCTTGCTACAGCAATAGGTCTTCTGTTCCCCATACTCAAAGAGATGAACCTCATGGGAACCCCAACGGGGAGCATGCTCCTTATCATGGGAAGCATCGGCGAGGTGGTTACCCTCAGCGGACTGATGGTTTCAACCGCCCTCTTCGAGTACGGGTTTAGCGTGGACGGCGGGCTCTATCTCGCACAGGTTGCTGGATTCGGGCTCATCGCATTCATAATAATAAAGCTTTTCACCCTCTATATGTGGTGGTTTCCTGCAACGCAGAGGTTCTTTCTCTCCACCGGTACAGTCACCGAAACGGGCGTTCGGGGTGCGCTGGTAAACATGCTCATCTTCACAGCCCTTGCGGCCATATTCCATATCAAGCTGATAATCGGAGCGTTCCTCGGCGGGTTTATCTTTGCCGCTGTATTTCGGCAGAGGCATGAGATTCAGGAGCGGCTCGGAACCTTCGGGTACGGATTCCTCGTTCCCGTATTCTTCATCGATGTGGGTATGAATTTCGATATCGGTGTGCTTAAGGATGTCTCGGTACTGCTGGCCGCCCTTGAGATAACAGCGGTGGTTCTCCTGCTCAGGATTGTCGCAACCCCGCTGCTTTTGCTCTCAAACCTTCGCCCCGCGCACCTGCCCATGATACCATTTGCCACGGCCTTCCCGCTGACACTGCTCGTGGCGGTGGGTAGAATAGGGAGCGAACTCGGCTGGTATACCCCCAAAGACACAGGGGCGATAGTGCTTGCCGCCATAGTCACAGCACTCATATATCCGCCGGTATTTAAGAACCTTGCTGCTAGGATACGTGTCTGA
- the rnr gene encoding ribonuclease R: MSDISTKILRIIEKSKSPVSLNMIMKQARLERRQAKRLLKELERRGEIFRHKSGKYAAAGNEKTINGKLDVHPDGFGFLAPDEGGDDIFIPARKMNGAVHGDRVAIRPEKYKGKKEGRVMTILKRSMTTVVARIERVRGYILAVPFEKRFNYDIIISPKQTFGAEEDDVVEVEILVYPDKNRNPEGKVVRRIGKLGEKGIDNEIVMAKYDLPREFPGRVEKEVADNAAKMVRNKGKRTDLTELYTVTIDGETARDFDDAVSIEKTAQGYTLWVHIADVSHFVRPGSQLDKEAFRRGTSCYFPEFAIPMLPEKLSNDLCSLRPRTKRMTMSARMEFDKQGRRKSSKFFRSVIQSNKRLTYTYVKGVLDGEEKPRDKRLKDLISISAELAGIIIKRRAREGMLDFDLPEPEFVFNENDEIEDIRPLERHMAHRLIENFMIEANEAVSEFLEQRRDVSLFRVHGNPDERKLEQYVELCRSFGVDVHPIKDVNPGSVRELCDTVNASRYGNILGNMLVRSMAKAEYATNNIGHFGLASASYTHFTSPIRRYPDLVIHRLLASELFGDHWNVDRQSLEGAAEQSSKTEQNAEQAEREIQKFKALEYLEKHNTEPYAAFISRVSNAGLFIFVEKVMIQGLVRMENLSDDYYVLDDSSGSLFGKRTGKRYRVGDNIEVFPERISYDILEADFYLAGE, translated from the coding sequence TTGAGTGATATCTCAACTAAGATTCTGAGAATTATAGAAAAAAGCAAATCACCCGTCTCCCTTAATATGATAATGAAGCAGGCCCGCCTCGAGAGAAGGCAGGCTAAGCGTCTTCTCAAGGAACTTGAGCGGCGCGGGGAGATATTCCGGCATAAATCGGGTAAATACGCCGCCGCCGGAAACGAGAAGACCATAAACGGGAAGCTGGACGTGCATCCGGACGGCTTCGGCTTCCTTGCCCCCGATGAGGGCGGTGACGACATCTTTATCCCCGCAAGGAAGATGAACGGCGCTGTACACGGAGACAGGGTTGCCATCCGCCCCGAGAAATACAAGGGTAAGAAGGAGGGGCGTGTGATGACTATCCTCAAGCGCTCCATGACCACCGTTGTGGCACGCATAGAACGTGTTCGAGGGTATATCCTTGCCGTTCCTTTCGAGAAAAGGTTCAACTACGATATCATCATATCCCCCAAGCAGACCTTCGGTGCAGAGGAGGATGACGTTGTTGAGGTGGAGATACTCGTATACCCAGATAAAAACAGAAACCCCGAGGGGAAGGTTGTCCGCCGTATCGGAAAGCTCGGCGAGAAGGGTATAGATAACGAGATAGTGATGGCGAAATACGATCTGCCCAGGGAATTCCCAGGACGTGTGGAGAAGGAGGTTGCGGATAATGCAGCCAAGATGGTCCGCAACAAGGGTAAGCGCACCGATCTCACCGAGCTTTACACCGTAACCATCGACGGCGAAACGGCGAGGGATTTTGATGACGCCGTCTCCATAGAGAAAACCGCTCAGGGCTACACCCTCTGGGTTCATATCGCAGATGTGAGCCACTTTGTCAGGCCGGGGAGCCAGCTGGACAAGGAGGCGTTCAGGCGGGGTACAAGCTGTTATTTCCCCGAATTTGCCATACCGATGCTACCCGAAAAGCTCTCCAACGACCTCTGCAGTTTGCGCCCAAGAACGAAGCGTATGACGATGTCCGCAAGGATGGAGTTCGATAAACAGGGTAGACGCAAGTCCTCGAAGTTCTTCCGTTCTGTTATCCAGAGTAACAAGAGGCTCACTTATACCTACGTCAAAGGCGTTCTGGATGGTGAGGAGAAGCCGAGGGACAAGAGGCTCAAAGATCTTATATCCATATCCGCAGAGCTTGCGGGTATAATCATAAAGCGCAGGGCGAGGGAAGGGATGCTCGATTTCGATCTCCCCGAGCCCGAATTCGTATTCAACGAGAATGATGAGATTGAGGATATCCGCCCACTCGAGAGGCATATGGCCCACAGGCTCATCGAGAACTTCATGATAGAGGCCAACGAGGCTGTGAGCGAGTTCCTTGAGCAGAGGAGGGATGTATCCCTGTTCAGGGTTCACGGCAACCCCGACGAGCGTAAACTTGAGCAGTATGTGGAGCTTTGCCGTTCCTTTGGTGTTGATGTTCACCCGATCAAGGATGTGAACCCGGGGAGTGTGCGGGAGTTGTGCGATACTGTAAACGCCTCCAGATACGGTAATATACTGGGGAATATGCTGGTGCGCTCCATGGCAAAGGCGGAGTATGCAACGAACAACATCGGCCACTTCGGCCTCGCCTCCGCCTCCTATACCCATTTCACCAGTCCTATCAGGCGTTATCCCGACCTTGTTATCCACAGGCTTCTAGCCTCCGAGCTCTTTGGAGACCATTGGAACGTGGACAGGCAGAGCCTCGAGGGGGCGGCGGAGCAGTCCTCCAAAACCGAGCAGAACGCAGAACAGGCGGAACGAGAGATACAGAAGTTCAAGGCTCTTGAGTACCTTGAAAAACACAACACCGAGCCCTATGCTGCCTTTATTAGCAGGGTGAGCAATGCGGGTCTGTTTATATTTGTTGAGAAGGTTATGATACAGGGGCTTGTCCGCATGGAGAACCTGAGCGATGACTACTATGTCCTCGACGACTCTTCCGGCTCCCTTTTCGGTAAAAGAACGGGTAAGCGCTACAGGGTAGGGGATAATATTGAGGTGTTCCCCGAGAGGATAAGCTACGATATCCTAGAGGCGGATTTCTACCTCGCCGGGGAGTGA
- a CDS encoding sensor histidine kinase, with the protein MKIKELLPNHRFLYKIQLVLVIALILLLLIMIFHNERTSDYMDDLHGIVEGYGRENISVTYELYDTANRLISPEIANTGLDLQKSSLRLARHFVETQERHRAYEEYMLRVILPRFRSDKLSEYKGLVESFSIYTREVRGYAELIAEAESYAEFFYVYSEFTNVFAGAVEVLDKLIRFNSETEAVLLEAINRNVHKSLNFHRIQNIVLFLLGLLIMLIFKAGSYMRNIGQRELLRSRNELERIFNTTYDGMAVIDRDCTIKDVNDTFVTLFGGDKDDYRGSKCGEVLPGMQCDTDKCPLRFFIDKGEEIIEFEKVVEGAAGRQIPLHVTSSPMRDSSGNMTGIVESLRDLSRVKKARFNERLLSHYMQNSPLCTIICHRDEGAWLVESWNPACERLLGWSSLETSHRNILEVLDCAEFRSKFTAICSGGRAEGVFISECVTKFGDWRVFNWSVSEIAEEPSGKPYLVCVAQDITELKHTEQELRERLQERDVLLREIHHRVKNNLQVVSGILSLEAEKDTSTKNQELYTESQNRIHAMALIHEMLYKSENLSGTCFGNYLVDLANRLISSFSASDRITPEFECDTVYLTIDMSVPFGLIANELISNSLKHAFPEGKQGVIGVKLEKKEDGRIKLSIGDNGKPLPDNFRPEECESLGLQLVTGLVDQVYGELSVKSNEGWKIFTVEAELKD; encoded by the coding sequence TTGAAGATAAAAGAGTTACTACCCAATCATAGATTTCTCTATAAGATCCAGCTTGTTCTTGTGATCGCCCTCATTCTCCTCCTTTTGATAATGATCTTTCATAATGAGCGCACCAGCGACTATATGGACGATCTCCACGGCATTGTGGAGGGATACGGGCGGGAAAACATAAGCGTTACCTATGAGCTCTACGATACGGCTAACAGACTCATAAGCCCTGAGATTGCCAATACAGGCTTGGATCTTCAAAAGAGTTCTCTAAGGCTTGCCAGACATTTTGTAGAGACACAGGAGAGGCACAGAGCCTATGAGGAGTATATGCTGCGTGTTATCCTGCCAAGGTTTCGGAGTGATAAGCTGTCGGAGTACAAAGGTCTTGTGGAGAGCTTTTCTATCTATACCCGGGAGGTTAGGGGATACGCCGAACTGATTGCCGAGGCAGAGAGCTATGCGGAATTCTTCTATGTGTACAGTGAGTTCACTAATGTGTTTGCGGGTGCTGTGGAGGTTTTGGATAAGCTTATCCGATTCAACTCCGAGACGGAGGCAGTTCTTCTTGAAGCGATCAATCGGAATGTACACAAATCACTGAATTTTCACAGAATCCAGAATATAGTCCTGTTTTTGCTGGGATTGCTTATTATGCTTATCTTCAAGGCTGGCTCATATATGAGGAACATAGGGCAGAGGGAGCTTTTGCGTTCCAGAAATGAGCTTGAGCGGATCTTTAATACAACCTACGACGGAATGGCCGTTATCGATAGAGATTGTACTATCAAGGATGTTAACGACACCTTTGTGACACTCTTCGGTGGTGATAAGGATGACTACCGCGGGTCGAAATGCGGTGAGGTTCTTCCCGGCATGCAGTGTGATACGGATAAATGCCCCCTGCGCTTTTTTATCGACAAGGGTGAGGAGATTATCGAGTTCGAGAAGGTTGTGGAGGGTGCCGCTGGCAGGCAAATCCCCCTTCATGTGACATCCTCTCCCATGCGTGATTCTTCCGGTAATATGACAGGCATAGTCGAAAGCCTGCGTGATCTCTCCCGTGTCAAGAAGGCAAGGTTTAATGAGAGGCTTCTCAGCCATTATATGCAGAACAGTCCTCTCTGTACAATCATTTGCCACAGGGATGAGGGAGCGTGGCTGGTTGAGAGCTGGAACCCTGCCTGTGAGCGACTACTGGGCTGGTCCAGCCTGGAGACCTCCCACCGGAATATCCTGGAGGTTCTGGACTGCGCAGAATTCAGAAGTAAGTTCACTGCCATCTGCTCAGGCGGCAGGGCGGAGGGTGTCTTTATATCGGAGTGTGTCACCAAGTTCGGTGACTGGCGTGTTTTCAACTGGTCCGTTTCGGAGATAGCAGAGGAACCGAGTGGCAAGCCCTACCTCGTCTGTGTCGCCCAGGATATCACCGAGCTGAAGCATACCGAGCAGGAGCTGCGTGAGCGTCTGCAGGAGCGGGATGTGCTTCTGAGAGAGATACACCATAGGGTAAAGAACAACCTGCAGGTTGTCTCCGGTATCCTGAGTCTGGAAGCGGAGAAGGACACAAGCACAAAGAATCAGGAGCTCTACACCGAAAGCCAGAACCGTATCCACGCCATGGCGCTGATACACGAGATGCTCTATAAGTCTGAAAACCTTTCGGGAACCTGCTTCGGTAACTATCTTGTGGATCTTGCAAACAGGCTTATATCCTCCTTCAGCGCATCGGACAGGATAACGCCGGAGTTCGAATGCGATACGGTCTATCTGACAATAGATATGTCCGTTCCCTTCGGGCTGATTGCCAATGAACTCATCTCAAACAGCCTAAAGCACGCCTTCCCCGAAGGGAAGCAAGGGGTAATTGGTGTTAAGCTTGAGAAAAAGGAAGATGGTCGCATAAAACTTTCCATCGGTGATAACGGTAAACCTTTACCCGATAACTTTAGGCCAGAGGAGTGCGAAAGCCTTGGTCTACAGCTGGTTACGGGGCTTGTGGATCAGGTTTACGGTGAGCTTAGTGTGAAGAGTAATGAGGGCTGGAAGATATTTACTGTTGAAGCCGAGCTGAAAGACTGA
- a CDS encoding 4Fe-4S dicluster domain-containing protein: MTICYDTQSCIRCYSCMVNCSAENRFRLQRDKQLGVERGTNSRREHLAYIKPDVMEIGGYPESRKITRFHHCNHCEKPRCMDICPSNAIVMRGEGTVVINEKTCVGCRSCMDACPYDVPVYSHANNRTYKCIKCYDRVENGLKQACVEACPTSAMFSGEREEVIAEARERAARYSEITGEEYMVYGADTVNSFVGSLGWVTIAPAKDAEAYGLDESPYRAAVSMRDFTKKAGGILAPLTVAAAFGHFMYWLGKRKQSVTEESHD, from the coding sequence ATGACGATCTGCTACGATACTCAAAGCTGTATCAGGTGCTACTCCTGTATGGTGAACTGCTCTGCGGAGAACCGTTTTCGCCTGCAGAGGGATAAGCAGCTCGGTGTGGAAAGGGGAACAAACTCCCGCAGGGAGCACCTTGCCTATATAAAGCCCGATGTGATGGAGATAGGGGGCTACCCCGAATCGAGGAAGATTACCCGGTTCCACCACTGCAACCACTGTGAGAAACCCAGATGCATGGATATATGCCCTTCTAACGCCATCGTTATGAGGGGTGAGGGTACCGTTGTTATCAACGAGAAGACATGCGTCGGCTGCCGCTCATGCATGGATGCCTGCCCATACGACGTACCCGTCTACAGCCATGCAAACAACAGAACATATAAGTGTATAAAGTGCTACGACAGAGTGGAAAACGGGCTCAAACAGGCCTGTGTTGAGGCGTGTCCCACCTCCGCAATGTTCTCCGGAGAACGTGAAGAAGTGATTGCGGAGGCAAGGGAAAGGGCCGCGAGGTATTCAGAGATCACAGGGGAGGAGTATATGGTTTACGGCGCCGATACTGTTAACTCCTTCGTGGGCTCACTCGGCTGGGTAACCATAGCCCCTGCGAAGGATGCGGAGGCCTACGGGCTGGACGAGTCACCCTATAGAGCCGCTGTAAGCATGCGTGACTTTACGAAAAAAGCGGGGGGAATCCTTGCACCGCTCACAGTGGCGGCTGCATTCGGGCATTTTATGTATTGGCTCGGCAAGAGAAAGCAGAGTGTGACGGAGGAGAGCCATGACTAA